One Methanolobus sp. WCC4 DNA segment encodes these proteins:
- a CDS encoding zinc finger domain-containing protein, with protein MASKVDNCTTCNKSLVETGYVRFPCPVCDKELGRCTSCRQQSNPYECPKCGFTGA; from the coding sequence ATGGCAAGTAAAGTCGATAATTGCACCACATGTAACAAGAGTCTTGTGGAAACAGGCTATGTACGCTTCCCATGCCCGGTTTGCGACAAAGAGCTCGGTAGATGTACAAGCTGCAGACAGCAGAGTAATCCATATGAATGCCCAAAATGTGGCTTTACAGGAGCCTGA
- a CDS encoding elongation factor 1-beta, which yields MGEVAATMKIMPVDVETNLEDLKDRLIAALPEGAKYGTHEEEPIAFGLKAINMVVLVGDLEGGTESVEEAFAAVEGVESVQVTSLGRPV from the coding sequence ATGGGAGAAGTAGCAGCAACAATGAAGATCATGCCAGTCGATGTCGAGACAAACCTTGAGGACCTCAAGGACAGGCTGATCGCAGCATTGCCGGAAGGAGCAAAGTACGGCACCCACGAAGAAGAGCCTATCGCTTTCGGACTTAAGGCTATCAACATGGTCGTCCTTGTAGGAGACCTTGAAGGCGGCACAGAGAGCGTAGAGGAAGCCTTTGCAGCAGTCGAAGGCGTAGAGAGCGTACAGGTTACCAGCCTCGGTAGACCAGTATAA